The stretch of DNA TTtacaatatacaatatataataaattacctttgttttattccgcgaaatattttcaagagtAAGCTCATGTTGCCGATATGCGAATTTGGTGTTTATTCTGTTCGAAAAAATTAACGACTAATTCTATCAGCATTATCAGTTAGGTCGTGACAGTTGTTTATCGACATAAGCAGACTGGAGTActggagaaagagagaggctgGACCAGACTGGAGTATGCTGTatgctgaaataaaataaaaaaggaagcaAAGTGAAAAGTGCCGAGAGTTCAGCTGCGAGGGTTACGAGGAGCAAGCGTGAAAGGTACATTCTGCACTCAGAGTGGAACAGGGGACATACTGCCAGATTGTTGATCACATGGGTGATGTTTGACGTGCCGCGAGTGCAGCTGTGACGCACGCGCGATCTTGAGACTCGCCAAGACGACACTTGACGCTATTGACAGTTGTTCGTTAGCCGGGCGATTCCTCGCGCGCGAATACATTCCTTTCAATTTTACAAAGAGCCTCGAGAACGTTCTGTGACGCCAGTCCGCGATGCCGAGGTTCGACGGGCCCACGTTCTTGGATGCGGCAGAGTCTTGAAATCGGCCAACGAAAGTTTCGATCAGCAATGGGCGAGACTTCGGAGCCCTTTGGTGACGAGACAGACCTCAACGTGGACTCCGTGGAGTACGACTGGGCCGAGTCACCCGCAAGACACGTCGCCCTCCTGCACGCAGgtataattaaatcgcggCGACGCATCCAAGCTTCATTAAAAGTCACACAGCTGTGTGCTGGCAACTAGTCGTTTGCTCCAGATAAGTTAACGGCGAAGgaacataataaattaattctttcggATGAAACGCAGCGACACTTTCTCTAGCCCTTCAATCTCCAGTGTCATTTTAAATGTTCCTTAAAGAGGATCGATGCGTATACagtattgattttttttttttttttatgaagctGGGTGTATATACAAATGGCAGTAGCTTGAAAACAATCAGTTTTCTGGCACTTTTTTGTGCTAATAATGCTTATCTATGCCGTAAAATGATATAATGTTCAAACCGAAATTAAGTTGTAGATAACAAATGCTTTTTATCTAGCAAGTTTTCTGTTGGATTAGTGATATCTTTcaagcaatttatttttgaaaataacaatgtttttttttttatcaggaaTGACAATGCAGGATGACATTTCGCAAGTTTCCGATGACCGTCGTGAAAGCAACGTGATTGAAAGTAAAAACGAATCGGCGTTATTAGGAAAAAACAATGAGAGAAACTGTTCGTCAGGCAACATTTGCTCATCCATCGGTTTCGAGGAGAATAAATCTATCGCCGACGTTTCTAACACAAAACTTCAAGCTTGCCATTTATCCAGCAGCGAGAGTCGTCTTTCACACAGCGATGAATCTCTTTGCAATTCACGCTCTCACCGTACAAGTACTTCACTACCCGTGATACCGTCTTTGGGTTTAtcagatagaaataaaattaacacgtACAAAACGAACGTACACACACAAGGAAACACAACCACCGATGGAGAGGAAACCTTGTTCAATCGTTTAAACGAGATAAAATCCGATTCGCAGTGTTCCATAAATGAAAAAACCGTTGAAACGTATCGGAGGGATTCAAAGGAAAATGAATACGAGACGAATTGCCTTAAAGAACGGATTGCAGATGATGGTGCAtccaaaacaaaaaatatttgtgaaGAAACGGGTTCACAATTGTGGGTTGACTATAACACAACTGCAAACGAACAAAATCGGGTAGATGCATGTAAGAAAGATGAATCAAGTTCCATCCCGACACTATGCACTAACATGCCAAATTTGGTATCCCGGCCGACGTTGGCTGATGATAGTAAACTCGTAAAAATGTCTCTTCTGACGAATCCAATGAATATTATGCAGTCGAACGTTCATCTTCTAAACAAGAGccgtaattttcttaattttatcacGGAGAAGTCGACGAATATCATGGAGAAAGCTTTATTGCCGCAGCATTTGgcaatgaaatataataacatatCGAAATTCGTTGAAACCGATGCCGCGAAACTTTCTACCAACAACATGTCTTTGGCTAACGTAACATCAATATTAAATGCAGATTCCGCGACTAATCAGTTTGACACGATGCATTGTACAGTGAAAccaagttttaataaaaacaacgaCAACTTAGATAGCGTAACAAATAACGAAGAAGTGGTAAATCTATTTGCATCCacgaaggaaaataaaatgtatgacGATTCTGAAAGGCAATTATCATGTAACAGTCTTGAGAATgataaattggaaaaaaaatatcctgtACTTAAACAGAATGACTTCGATGAATTAGATTGTGATGCAATTGATGCACGAGTAAAACACTACGTGCTGTCAGCAGAGatagatgaaaataaaagtttttcacAGACAAACGAGCTGCACGATGacacagataaaaaaaactcacctggtattaataatttgacagattcaaatattttaaaacacgGATCGTTAAAGCATCCGTTATATCACGCCTTATTGGAGGATTATACCAGCTTAAAACTCGAGCACTCGCAGCTACTGGAGAAAATGGaatatttcaagaaattaaatcgGTCCAATATCTCATTGCCAGAAACCGAAACAAGTGGAGATACACTTATCTCACACGTAGAGACTTTAGAGAagactgtaaataaattaacgagtGAGTTGAATGCTTCGTTAGATACGCAAgaagctttaaaaaaagaatgtgcCGCGATTGGTAAGGAGAAAGAAGACATGGTCATGAGATATGTAACCAGCGAGAAACAATTGATTGACACACAAaggtacttaaaaaaaaatactttgtaaTTTAACTGATACTTTTTCGGAGGCAAGATCGACAAAATCTAATGTCGAcacaaaaaaacaatttttagcgtcataACGTgtctcaaattaattaataagagtaaaagtcttcagaataattttatatttttgtatgttGTTACTTGCCTTGTCGATCGTGCCTGAAAAAATTTACAGTACAAAAATTGGAAGTATAAACGACGATAATGCTtaatcagttaattaaaattttaattatatctacagttgctatataaaatttaatttataatatatgcaatACACAGAGCGAAGGAATCGACGGAACGTAAAGTTAAGGAAGTTCTGAAGGACCAGgaaatattacaaaacaaaTTGCGCCAAGCACAGGGCGAACGTACAAGAATATGTAACATTTTGGATGGAAAATGTCGTGAAGTAACCGATCTTCAAAAGAACGTAGAGAGTT from Cardiocondyla obscurior isolate alpha-2009 linkage group LG04, Cobs3.1, whole genome shotgun sequence encodes:
- the Golgin104 gene encoding coiled-coil domain-containing protein 186 isoform X1; this encodes MRQSLEIGQRKFRSAMGETSEPFGDETDLNVDSVEYDWAESPARHVALLHAGMTMQDDISQVSDDRRESNVIESKNESALLGKNNERNCSSGNICSSIGFEENKSIADVSNTKLQACHLSSSESRLSHSDESLCNSRSHRTSTSLPVIPSLGLSDRNKINTYKTNVHTQGNTTTDGEETLFNRLNEIKSDSQCSINEKTVETYRRDSKENEYETNCLKERIADDGASKTKNICEETGSQLWVDYNTTANEQNRVDACKKDESSSIPTLCTNMPNLVSRPTLADDSKLVKMSLLTNPMNIMQSNVHLLNKSRNFLNFITEKSTNIMEKALLPQHLAMKYNNISKFVETDAAKLSTNNMSLANVTSILNADSATNQFDTMHCTVKPSFNKNNDNLDSVTNNEEVVNLFASTKENKMYDDSERQLSCNSLENDKLEKKYPVLKQNDFDELDCDAIDARVKHYVLSAEIDENKSFSQTNELHDDTDKKNSPGINNLTDSNILKHGSLKHPLYHALLEDYTSLKLEHSQLLEKMEYFKKLNRSNISLPETETSGDTLISHVETLEKTVNKLTSELNASLDTQEALKKECAAIGKEKEDMVMRYVTSEKQLIDTQRAKESTERKVKEVLKDQEILQNKLRQAQGERTRICNILDGKCREVTDLQKNVESLKEDVKLKEIKLKWTQTKLKTEMESQKDTQQKLDKALMKINDMKEECEQIRRETQESFRKFQQSEENKAVTLDQQLKEHQARLILERHVTEDKETLRLQLQKELEALKSKQQNLIEENKKLSLEIQESEKIRLNNENDLSNLRIITDQNQQQIAELLNKVSQLETLKVQLQQKEEYIMLVEEKLLQLQSTNEELVSDMQACRQKEADMLDFTQKLTDTNVRLQSEFIAIQTKVNYLESEQGPLRERIHELTSRIKSLEGDLMQERKKRKEECEILANHVAEQTQLAQNFAQKLEDSQGENAVLKRKHQASIKEMTRELQQCRRKLEMFEATSPTNSLDTASRAGSNTSLAGDTSNGALSDNNINSDHINSIDLNNQVLMDRIIKLQNINVKRAEKLDFFKGHTQVLLEDIQKKEKIIQNYILQQNFGALTCNERDKHKHIKSRRDIAELARRGGIMASVYNHRVSDENMTLELSLEINQKLQAVLEDALLKNITLKDNIDTLGKEIAKLTIEQQKQISN
- the Golgin104 gene encoding coiled-coil domain-containing protein 186 isoform X2, producing MRQSLEIGQRKFRSAMGETSEPFGDETDLNVDSVEYDWAESPARHVALLHAGMTMQDDISQVSDDRRESNVIESKNESALLGKNNERNCSSGNICSSIGFEENKSIADVSNTKLQACHLSSSESRLSHSDESLCNSRSHRTSTSLPVIPSLGLSDRNKINTYKTNVHTQGNTTTDGEETLFNRLNEIKSDSQCSINEKTVETYRRDSKENEYETNCLKERIADDGASKTKNICEETGSQLWVDYNTTANEQNRVDACKKDESSSIPTLCTNMPNLVSRPTLADDSKLVKMSLLTNPMNIMQSNVHLLNKSRNFLNFITEKSTNIMEKALLPQHLAMKYNNISKFVETDAAKLSTNNMSLANVTSILNADSATNQFDTMHCTVKPSFNKNNDNLDSVTNNEEVVNLFASTKENKMYDDSERQLSCNSLENDKLEKKYPVLKQNDFDELDCDAIDARVKHYVLSAEIDENKSFSQTNELHDDTDKKNSPGINNLTDSNILKHGSLKHPLYHALLEDYTSLKLEHSQLLEKMEYFKKLNRSNISLPETETSGDTLISHVETLEKTVNKLTSELNASLDTQEALKKECAAIGKEKEDMVMRYVTSEKQLIDTQRAKESTERKVKEVLKDQEILQNKLRQAQGERTRICNILDGKCREVTDLQKNVESLKEDVKLKEIKLKWTQTKLKTEMESQKDTQQKLDKALMKINDMKEECEQIRRETQESFRKFQQSEENKAVTLDQQLKEHQARLILERHVTEDKETLRLQLQKELEALKSKQQNLIEENKKLSLEIQESEKIRLNNENDLSNLRIITDQNQQQIAELLNKVSQLETLKVQLQQKEEYIMLVEEKLLQLQSTNEELVSDMQACRQKEADMLDFTQKLTDTNVRLQSEFIAIQTKVNYLESEQGPLRERIHELTSRIKSLEGDLMQERKKRKEECEILANHVAEQTQLAQNFAQKLEDSQGENAVLKRKHQASIKEMTRELQQCRRKLEMFEATSPTNSLDTASRAGSNTSLAGDTSNGALSDNNINSDHINSIDLNNQVLMDRIIKLQNINVKRAEKLDFFKGHTQVLLEDIQKKEKIIQNYILQQNFGALTCNERDKHKAELARRGGIMASVYNHRVSDENMTLELSLEINQKLQAVLEDALLKNITLKDNIDTLGKEIAKLTIEQQKQISN